In Gimesia sp., the following are encoded in one genomic region:
- a CDS encoding UbiD family decarboxylase, with amino-acid sequence MGYRGLRECVTDLERTGQLIRIEQEIDANLEAAEIQRRVYQAGGPAVYFANVRGCRFPMVSNLFGTIDRTRYVFRDALRAVNHLVELKVDPTQFWKQPWRYRDVPFSLLHMLPRNCSRGPIMQNRIQLEDLPQLKSWPDDGGPFVTLPQVYTESPRRGGLMNSNLGMYRIQLAGNDYQLNRQIGLHYQIHRSIGVHHAEAIEKGEPLKVNVFVGGAPAMTLSAVMPLPEGLSELTFAGALSKRAIRMVRNPGGLPIYADADFCISGWVDPEQLLPEGPFGDHLGYYSLKHPFPVMNVEAVYHRNDAIWPFTVVGRPPQEDTAFGAIIHEITGPAIPSVIPGVHQVHAVDAAGVHPLLLAVGSERYTPYDQQRKPQEILTNANAILGQGQLSLAKYLMIVAREDNPELDAEEIDDFLSHLLERIDWRRDLHFQTCTTIDTLDYSGTGFNMGSKVVMAAAGPVTRELATEIPGDFSLPDGFTAPRLCHPGILAVHAPRFVEGNQDLRQFCAALNSSHPLNRFPLVVLVDDSDFTAANLNNFLWTVFTRSNPASDIDGIDAFTEQKHWGCRGALVIDARIKPHHAPPLIEDPEITRRVDQLGAPGGPLHGII; translated from the coding sequence GAATGCGTCACCGACCTCGAACGGACGGGGCAACTGATTCGAATCGAGCAGGAAATCGATGCCAACCTGGAAGCAGCGGAAATCCAGCGCCGTGTTTACCAGGCAGGTGGTCCTGCGGTTTACTTTGCAAATGTGCGCGGCTGTCGTTTTCCGATGGTCAGCAATCTGTTTGGTACCATTGATCGCACCCGCTATGTTTTTCGCGATGCACTCCGCGCCGTGAATCATCTGGTCGAACTCAAGGTTGACCCAACCCAGTTCTGGAAACAGCCCTGGCGGTATCGTGACGTTCCCTTTTCCTTGCTGCATATGTTGCCTCGCAATTGTTCGCGGGGGCCGATCATGCAGAACCGGATCCAACTCGAAGACCTGCCGCAACTCAAAAGCTGGCCCGATGATGGTGGTCCGTTTGTCACTCTGCCCCAGGTTTACACAGAATCCCCACGTCGCGGCGGACTGATGAATTCCAACCTCGGCATGTACCGTATTCAACTGGCCGGAAATGACTATCAACTGAACCGTCAGATCGGCCTGCATTACCAGATTCATCGCAGCATCGGCGTGCATCATGCGGAGGCAATCGAGAAAGGTGAGCCCCTCAAAGTGAATGTATTTGTCGGCGGTGCTCCTGCAATGACACTTTCTGCTGTCATGCCTTTACCGGAAGGACTCTCCGAGCTTACCTTTGCCGGCGCCCTGAGTAAACGGGCGATTCGTATGGTCCGCAATCCGGGGGGACTACCGATTTACGCGGACGCTGATTTCTGTATCTCCGGCTGGGTCGATCCCGAACAGTTGCTGCCTGAAGGTCCGTTTGGAGACCATCTGGGTTACTACAGCCTCAAGCATCCCTTTCCAGTGATGAATGTGGAAGCAGTCTATCATCGTAATGACGCGATCTGGCCTTTCACTGTGGTGGGTCGTCCTCCTCAGGAAGATACCGCCTTTGGCGCGATCATTCATGAAATCACCGGTCCGGCAATACCCTCGGTGATTCCGGGGGTGCATCAGGTACACGCAGTAGATGCAGCCGGCGTGCATCCCCTGTTACTCGCAGTCGGCAGCGAACGCTATACCCCCTACGATCAACAGCGGAAACCCCAGGAAATTCTGACGAACGCCAATGCGATCCTGGGACAGGGGCAATTGAGCCTGGCGAAATACCTGATGATCGTCGCCCGCGAAGACAATCCGGAACTGGATGCGGAAGAGATTGACGACTTCCTCTCGCATCTGCTAGAGCGGATTGACTGGCGGCGGGATCTGCATTTCCAGACCTGCACCACCATCGATACGCTCGATTATTCCGGCACCGGTTTTAACATGGGCTCGAAGGTCGTCATGGCTGCGGCAGGACCTGTGACGCGTGAACTGGCTACCGAAATTCCTGGAGACTTCTCCCTGCCGGACGGGTTTACCGCACCACGCCTGTGTCATCCCGGAATCCTGGCGGTTCATGCCCCCCGTTTTGTTGAAGGGAATCAGGACCTGCGACAGTTCTGTGCGGCCCTGAATTCCTCTCATCCGTTGAATCGCTTTCCGCTGGTCGTACTTGTCGATGACAGCGATTTCACTGCGGCCAATCTGAATAATTTCCTGTGGACCGTCTTCACCCGCTCCAATCCGGCATCCGATATTGATGGGATCGACGCCTTCACCGAGCAGAAGCACTGGGGATGTCGAGGTGCTCTCGTCATTGATGCCCGCATTAAACCGCATCATGCTCCCCCCCTGATCGAAGATCCCGAGATCACCCGGCGCGTCGATCAGTTGGGAGCGCCCGGTGGTCCGCTGCACGGAATCATCTAA